A window of Bacillota bacterium genomic DNA:
CACAGCACCGGATACTGTGCCATCATTGTTAAGGGTAACTACTACTGATTCTTTAACTTTTCCGGTGATGTCTTTACCGTGGTTGATATACTTGTAATCGCCCACCACTTCATCTTTAGTGTAGCGGCGGATCGTTTCGCCCACATAGCGGTGGGGAGCTACCACTGGCCAGCCATCCTCATTGATAAACATCTGGTGCACCCGCACTTCATGGTGCTCACCCTGCCCGACAAAGCGGGTGTGAAAGAAAAGATAGTACTTGCCGGTGTCAGGATCGTAATAGGCTGAGTTGTGGCCGGGCGATTTATAGCCCCGGCTCATGGTCCGCTGCTCGCCTTCGACATGAAGGAACTGGTAGTTCCCCATCAGTTTCACACCGTGAGGCGCAATCGTGGAATCATTGGATAATGAGCCCGTACCAATCACAGTTTCCATGTTAGTGCCTTTAGCATCAAAATAGGGGCCATCGGGATTCTTCGATCTGGCTACCCGAATATTATAGCCATCGTTCGCTCCCAAGCCGCCGAAAGAAACGAATAAGTAGTAATAATCACTGTCCGGACTGTAGAGGATGTAAGGCCCCTCAATCCGGCTGTGCCTGCCGCCCATCAGCTTTTTGCCATAACCCTGATCGGGTAGGGGAAAGCCGGTTTGGGGATCCATCTTCATGATAAAAATGCCGCCGGAATAGGAGCCGTAGACCATCCACAGCTGTCCTTCTTTATCAAAGAAGACATGGGGATCGATTGCATTGGGATGAATATTGGCATTGTAGCGAGTGCCGGCTGGACTGATTCCGGTCATTCCGGACTTTAAGAACACACCAAGGTTTGTGTAGGGTCCCTCGATATCATCTGCCACCGCAACTCCCAAAGCCGATAAGGGCATGGAGCCTTCGCAGGTGCAGTAGTACATATAGAAGCGTCCGTCAGGCAGCTGGATTACATCAGGCGCCCAGAAAGTATTGGTTCGCGCCCACTCCAGCGCTTCCTTCATCTCTGTTTCGGGATCCGGCACCAGCGGGTTACCCCGGCGGGCGTTTCTGGAAATGGTGGTCCAGTTCATAAGATCATCAGTTTTGGCGGCAGCCATATGGGAGCCAAAGACATAGTAAGTATCGCCAACCCTGATGACTGATGGATCATGCACCGAGGCGTTGCGCCGAAAGATAGGACGGTAGGTGAGATCTTCTACCGGTTCCTGGGAGTAGACAGAAACACAGCCTGTCGATAGCATTACGACTGCTGTTAGGAAGAATAATAACGCCTTTTTGTTGCTCAACTTCATAGAACCTGCTCCTTTCTTAATGACTTACACCGCTTCCGGAAACGTTTTCTTAACATATTATTCGTGCTTCCCCGCCTGTTTCCTTTTATTCTAAGGAACAAAAAAGGAACCGACATCCCGAAGTGATGCCAGTTCCTTGCTCTTATCGCTTGCCTCTCGCTTCTTGAACTTCTTCCTGCTTGCGAGTATTTACCTTCTGGACCAGCTCTGCAATAATCTCCAGATTATCCTTTCCGCTGGGAGCTGTCAGCGCTTGATTCAACCGCTGCACTCTGCCGCTGCAGTTAACGGCAGTCCCGGATGTCTCTAAGAAATGAGATCCCGGCAGAACAACAGTAGCAAACTGCAGCTGACCTGCTTGATTCGGCGTGATAACAGCTGCAAATTCGCAGTGCTCCACCTGCTCAAGGATCCTCAGATCAGAACCTACAACCAGCGCAGCCCGAATTTGTTCTAGCGGAAGGGCTCTGGGGCTAAAGCCAGCTTGAATCTGGCCGCAGCGATTGCCCTGGTTGTGCAGAAGCAGAAGATTGTTTCCCTTCGAACTTAACTTCATGAGATCACAGAGCTGCTGAAGGGCTGGTCCTGACAGACTGTCTTCAGTAGTGATCAGGAGAGGTTTTTCAGCCTTAAGATAGCGTTTGATCAATTCTATCACAGCTTCTCTGGTTTCAGGTGCAGTTTTAAAGAGCGAACTCAGCTCATTTTCAATTACACTCTGGATTCCCACCCGCGCTGCGAAGCGGTGGAGAGCAGCAAGGAGCTCTTCAATCTGCTCTCGGCTTAAATTTACGTGGAGCACGTTTTTATTGGCAAAACCTCTGCACTCTTCATCCACCACAGCTGTATCTAGTCCATCGGCGATCATCCGGTACACTCTGCTTGCTGTCGGCAGATAATCCTGCTGCAGATCAGCATTGAGCACAATGACGAAATCAACTGCTTCAAAACCGTCAAACAATTTCTGGCTCGATAGTGGCAGTCTCGCAAAATTAGCATCCGCGCTTGTAACCAATGCTGTTCCCAGACTTGATGCCAGCTCAGATAGTTTCAGATACTCTTCATTAGTCAGATCAGGGGAGGCGAAAATACCAATGCGATCCGCCCCGTACTTCTCTTTAATCTCCGCGAATTTGGCTGCAA
This region includes:
- a CDS encoding glycoside hydrolase family 43 protein, producing the protein MKLSNKKALLFFLTAVVMLSTGCVSVYSQEPVEDLTYRPIFRRNASVHDPSVIRVGDTYYVFGSHMAAAKTDDLMNWTTISRNARRGNPLVPDPETEMKEALEWARTNTFWAPDVIQLPDGRFYMYYCTCEGSMPLSALGVAVADDIEGPYTNLGVFLKSGMTGISPAGTRYNANIHPNAIDPHVFFDKEGQLWMVYGSYSGGIFIMKMDPQTGFPLPDQGYGKKLMGGRHSRIEGPYILYSPDSDYYYLFVSFGGLGANDGYNIRVARSKNPDGPYFDAKGTNMETVIGTGSLSNDSTIAPHGVKLMGNYQFLHVEGEQRTMSRGYKSPGHNSAYYDPDTGKYYLFFHTRFVGQGEHHEVRVHQMFINEDGWPVVAPHRYVGETIRRYTKDEVVGDYKYINHGKDITGKVKESVVVTLNNDGTVSGAVTGTWKLDGYNLTLKVNGTVYKGVFIRQWDDDNAVWLMAFTALSDDGTAVWGSRVAY
- a CDS encoding molybdopterin-dependent oxidoreductase, with the protein product AAKFAEIKEKYGADRIGIFASPDLTNEEYLKLSELASSLGTALVTSADANFARLPLSSQKLFDGFEAVDFVIVLNADLQQDYLPTASRVYRMIADGLDTAVVDEECRGFANKNVLHVNLSREQIEELLAALHRFAARVGIQSVIENELSSLFKTAPETREAVIELIKRYLKAEKPLLITTEDSLSGPALQQLCDLMKLSSKGNNLLLLHNQGNRCGQIQAGFSPRALPLEQIRAALVVGSDLRILEQVEHCEFAAVITPNQAGQLQFATVVLPGSHFLETSGTAVNCSGRVQRLNQALTAPSGKDNLEIIAELVQKVNTRKQEEVQEARGKR